In Emys orbicularis isolate rEmyOrb1 chromosome 12, rEmyOrb1.hap1, whole genome shotgun sequence, one genomic interval encodes:
- the LOC135886241 gene encoding olfactory receptor 5A2-like, whose protein sequence is MSMANQTTVTKFIFLGLPSDPQLQTFLFLVFLVIYLTTLGGNVSIMLVRRADPHLGTPMYFLLSHLSFSDICFCSMLETLLSERKTISVSSCFAQMFFRLLSGCSEVFILSAMAYDRYAAICNPLHYMRTMSKRVCSQLVAGAWLIGSLYALINTLPLSALHLCGPNTINHFSCELPSLVALSCSETFTSDMVFLTSALMIGLVSFSLTLDSYIHILTTILRIRSAEGRHKAFSTCSSHLIVVGLFYGTGLFRYFRPNSASSVVLDGLVSIQYSILTPMLNPLIYSLKNKEVKAVLRRLLGVKNHSAPK, encoded by the exons ATGTCCATGGCAAACCAGACAACGGTGACCAAGTTTATTTTCCTGGGACTTCCCAGTGATCCGCAGCTCCAGActttcctcttcctggtgttcCTAGTTATTTACCTGACCACGCTAGGGGGCAATGTGTCCATCATGTTGGTGAGAAGGGCTGATCCCCACCTGGGCACCCCCATGTATTTCCTCCTCTCCCATTTATCCTTCTCAGATATCTGCTTCTGCTCA atgctGGAGACCCTCCTATCAGAGCGGAAAACAATTTCTGTCAGCAGCTGCTTTGCCCAGATGTTCTTCCGCCTCCTGTCGGGGTGTAGTGAGGTTTTCATTCTCTCAGCGATGGCTTATGACCGATATGCTGCCATTTGCAACCCGTTGCATTATATGAGGACAATGAGCAAACGCGTCTGCAGTCAGCTGGTGGCCGGTGCATGGCTGATTGGATCTTTGTATGCCCTCATCAACACGCTCCCTCTGTCGGCCTTACATTTGTGTGGGCCTAACACAATCAACCATTTCAGTTGTGAGCTCCCCTCCTTGGTGGCTCTGTCCTGCTCTGAGACCTTCACTAGCGATATGGTGTTTCTCACCTCTGCTCTGATGATAGGTCTGGTCTCATTCTCCCTTACCCTGGACTCCTACATTCATATCCTCACCACCATCCTGAGGATACGCTCTGCGGAGGGcaggcataaagccttctccacctgcagctcccacctcattgtggtggGTTTATTCTACGGGACAGGCTTGTTTAGGTATTTCAGACCCAATTCGGCCTCCTCGGTGGTGCTGGATGGCCTGGTGTCCATCCAGTACAGCATCTTAACGCCCATGTTaaatcccctcatctacagcctgaaaaacaaggaggtgaagGCAGTTCTGAGGAGACTACTGGGGGTAAAGAACCACTCAGCTCCCAAGTAA